A segment of the Sphingomicrobium flavum genome:
GCGGGTCTCGCCCACCGCATCAGCTCGTCCTTCGCGGTCACCGCCGGCGTCACCCATGGCGGAGGCGACAATACCGCCGCCAAGGTCGGGATTGCGGGGGAGTTCTAACGCCCGGCAATATCCATCATCAGCATGGGCCGTCCCGCGGGGCGGCCCTTCCGTTTTCGACCAGCAGACCGCTGGCCCGCGTCCGCGCCGGCATCAGCGGACCCCATATTCGCTGAACGCTTCCTCGGTCAATTCAAGGAACCGCTGCGAGAATATCGGCAGCGATCGCCGGCCACCCTGCTGGTCGGCGCGCGCGTTGAAATGCTTGAGCTTTTGCGCCAGCCTTTTGGCTGCCTGCCGATCGCCCGAATGATGCATCGCTAACAGCGACACTTGCGCCACGATCAGGCTGTCGTGCGGCATGGACATCGCCTTGGTCGCCCACTCAGCCGCGCTGGCAAAATCGTCTTTCAACAGTTCGATCGCGGCGCTGATCCCGTACATGTTGTGCAGCCAGGGATCGACCGGCGACAGCGCCATCGCCTTGTCGATATGCGGTCGCGCCTGCGCCGGCTTGTCATCGAGCGCCAGCAGGTTGGCGAAAGCCGCATGCGCCATCGAGAAACTGGGGCTCTGGTCGACCGAGCGCTGGAACCAGCCGGCCGCTTCAGCAGGCGCTTTTTCGAACCACAGGCAGCGGCCTTTCACCAGGCTGGCAAAACTGTCTAGCTGATCGCTTTCGATGGCGCGTTCGGCAGATGCGAACATCTCCCGGCGAGTCTCCTCCGCCATTGTGCTCGATTGCTGGATCATCGCCCACCAGGCGAGGTGGCTGAGGCCGGCATGCGCCCGCGCAAAATGGGGCGACAGCTCGGTGGCGCGCGTCAGATAGCTCCTCGCCTCCGCATAATCGGGCCGGCCGAAGGTGAAGATATTCGAGATGCCAAGATGATAGGCTTGCCACGCAGTAATATTTTCGGGCGCAATCAACCGCGCGCGGCTGGCCTCCTGCTGCGGCACGTGAAAGTCGATCAGGCTGACAATCTTGCCGACTATTTCGGCGCGAAGGGCATACACGTCCTCAAGGTCGATCTTGAAGCGGTCCGCCCAGATCACCGTCTCATCCTTCGTTTCGGCAAGTTCGACCGACACGATCAGGCGGTTGCCCTCCGGCCGGATCATGCCCGACAGGCAATAGCCCACCCCGAGCCGGTCGCGCACCGTGGCGACATCGGTCAGGATGGAGGGAAACTGGAAGCTCGATCCCCGCGCGATGACGTTGAGCCACCGCATGCGCGACAATTGGGTGATGATCTCGTCGGGCAGCGCCTCGGCCAGCGGGGCATAATGGCCATCATCGCCCCCCAGCCGGAACGGCAGGATGGCGATGCTGGGTCGCTCCCCCACCGGATCTGCCCTTTCTTCGCGCGCGCTTTCGGCGGCCATCGCAGCGGCGGGGATTGCCCGGTCGATGGCCCCGTTGAAACGCAGCCCCTGGCCATGCACCGTTTCGACATAGCGATAGGGCTTGGCGGTATCGCCAAGCGCCTTGCGTAGCGCCTTGACCTGGCTGGTGATGGTGCTTTCGCCGATCGCGCGCCCGTCCCACAACTGCTCGATCAGCACGTCCTTGCTGACCAGCCGCCCCGACTTTTCCAGCAGCAGGAACAATAGCGAAAGCGTGCGCGGCTGAAGCTCGACTGGCGCACCCTCGTGCGTCAGCGTGAAACTGTCAGTATCGGCGATGAAGGGTCCGAAACGATACGCCATGGCCTCACTGTCCTCATGCGGCTCGCCCCGGGACGGATGGAGCGAGCCGGCGGAGCCATCGAAGGGCGCATTGTCATCGGACGCAACCATGAGACCGGTTAATCTAGGCTCCATCCACGAAATATCCAGAATTGGTTTAGGACTGGAAAAGGAAGTTCCCCCATTGTCGTTCGCGTGCCTGGGGGGGCATGTCGCCATGTGGTCGGCGGCGGTCACCTCCTGCGTTTTTTTGGAGGACGACCAGATGAAACCCACTACCAAACTTCTCGCCATCACCAGTTTCGCCGCGATTGCGGCCGCCACCCTCGCGCCCAGCCCGGCGCAGGCGGATGAGTGTTTGCTCGATACCGATGAGAACGATGTCGCCAGCGTTCCGGGCGATACCGATGGCGGCGCCGACGGCAGTGGCACGGACGCGCTGGCCTGCGGAACGAACGCCAAGGCTACCGGCGCCAATTCCATCGCAATCGGCACCGGCGCGGAAGCGTTGCGCGATAACGTCGTCGCCATCGGCACAGGTGCCGGGATCGTCCCCGAGGGCGGCGCTGCTGGATTTCGGTCGGTCATGGTCGGCACGCGGGCCAGCGCCGCGCCTTACGGAGTAGCGGTCGGCTACGAGGCTACCTCACTCAAGGACTATTCTGTCGCGATCGGCAATTACTCCTACGCTGACGCCCAGCAGTCGGTTGCTCTCGGCAATTCCTCTTGGACGTCGGGTCAAGGCGCGATTGCGCTCGGCTATTACGCCTTTGCTCTAGCGGAAAATGCGGTCGCCATCGGGAAGAACGCGGAAACCGACGGCTTCCAATCGATCGTTATCGGGGGAGGTGCCACAGCGCTGTCCGAGGTCGTAACTACGCCCGAAGGCGATGTGACCATCACCAGCAGCTATGTGACCCTGATCGGCGATCACGCTTACAATCGCGGGGATCGCAACAACGGTATCGGCAACGGCGTTTTCATGCAGGGCACCGGGATTACGGCGCTCGGAAATAACGCTGGTTCGGATTTCGATTTCGCAACGTCGATTGGCGCGAACAGCTGGGCCGGGGCCACCGGTGCCGTCGCCTTGGGCGCCAACGCCGACGTGCAGGGCGGTGAGTCGATCGCCGTCGGACATAATGCGCAGACCCGCGCGCCGGGCGCGGTCGCCATAGGCGGCGATGCCGATGGGAACGGCGTCGGTGCGATCGCCTTGGCGCAGGGCAGTGTCGCGATCGGTGAGGACGCAGTAGCCCACCAGGCATACACCGTCTCGGTCGGCCGTGCCTTCGACGACAATGGCACCCCCGACGACACCAGCGACGATCTCGCCGAGATCAAGCGCCGCATCACCAATGTCGAGGACGGCACGGACGACAGCGATGCCGCCACGATCGGGCAGCTGAACGCCGCCGTGGCCGCCTTTGATGCCGGCGATCTGACCTTTTTCTCGGTTAACAGCTCGCTTGCCGCAGCTTCCGCCACGGGCGCAGACGCCATTGCAGTAGGCGGCGGCGCCGTCGCCAGCGGCGCGGACGGCATTGCCATCGGTGACAAGGCGCAGGCGACCGGCGCGGATTCGCTCGCCATTGGTGGCGACAGCAATGACGATACAGTCGATTTCGATGAGCTCGGCGCACAGGCCGTAGACTACGCTACCGCTGTCGGCATCGACACCAAGGCAACGGGTATTGGCGGAAGCGCCTTTGGCGTTGCGGCTGAGGCGACGGGTACTAACGCGACCGCAATTGGCGGCGTGGCGAAGGCAGGCGAGTACGCCACTGCAGTCGGTTCGCAGTCACAGGCGGCTGACTATGCTTCAGTCTTGGGTGTTTCCGCCACGTCTGGCTATAGCGGCACGGCTGTCGGTTTCTATGCGCAGGCGGGCGAGCAGGCCGTTTCGGTCGGTAACAACTCCGAGGCTAGTGCACTGGATTCCACTGCGGTCGGGCGCGATGCGGAAGGCCTTGCAACCGGTGGGACGGCACTCGGCGCCAATGCAACGGCGAGCGCGCAATATGCGACATCGCTCGGTGCATCCTCCAAGGCGCGGGGCGATCACTCGACGGCCATCGGCTGGGCCGAAGCCAATGGCGAATATTCCTTCGCTACGGCACGCTACGCCGAAGCAAACGCTATAGGCTCCATCGCATTGGGCACGGATGCCGATGGCGATACGCGGCCGATCTATCACCCCGACACGGGCGAATTCCTCGGTTACGAAACTGTCGGTGCATGGGCCGAAGGCGACCATTCAATCGCCATCGGCACCGATGCGTCTGCATTGGCAGACAATGCCGTTGCGTTGGGCCGCGCCGCCTCCGCCACGGGGACGCGCGCCGTCGCCGCGGGACCGGACGCTGTCGCATCCACCTACGGTTCAGTCGCCCTTGGCAACGGTGCGCAGGCTACGGGCGATTATGCAATCGCCATCGGCGGTGACAGCGACGCCGACGAAGACGCATTGGGCGCAGTCGCCAGCAATCTGGATGACATCGCGATCGGTTCGGACTCGACCGCATCTGGCGGCGTGTCGGTTGCGTTTGGGATCGGTGCCGAGGCCGACTCCACCCTGGCAATGGCATTTGGCTGGAACGCCTATGCCAGAGCAGGCGGCGCAATCGCCTTCGGGTATGGCGCCAACGCCCTCGCCAACGAATCGATGGCGCTGGGCAATTCGTCCCTCGCCAATGGCGAATATTCGGTCGCGCTCGGCTGGGGTTCGAAGGCGACCGAGGACAGCGTAATCTCCGTCGGCCGCGTCGCTGCCGACTATGACGGCAACGGCGTTATTGCTCCCTACGAAGACACGTTCAAACGCCGCATCGTCAATGTCGAAGACGGCATTGATGACAGCGACGCCGCCACCGTCGGCCAGCTCAACAGCGCGATTTCGACGGCCACTGCGACACTGGATTTCGTCGCTGTAAACGGCGTCGGCAGTAACGCCTCTGCGAGCGGCCAACGTGCCATTGCGCTCGGCGGTGATAGCGTCGCCAGCGGTGGTTCGGCCATCGCGATCGGTGACGATACGCGCGCCGAAGGTAGCGAGGCCGTCGTCATCGGTCGCCGCGCCGGGGACACGACCGAGGGTTATCTGTCGGGGAATCGCGCTGTCCTGATAGGCGCCTATGCCTCGGGCGGAGACGATGCGACCGCAGTGGGGCACGGCGCCTCTGTCAGCGCAGCCAATGCTGTCGCGCTCGGTCGGAATTCGCAGGCGACAGAAGACAATACCGTCTCGGTCGGCAGCGTGGGTAATGAACGCCGCATCACCAACGTCGCCCCCCCGATCAATGATACCGACGCCGCCAACAAGGCCTATGTCGATAGTGTCGCCAGCACCGCGGCAGGCAACGCCGCCGACATCTCGGCACTGACCGGCGTGGTCGATAGCAACACAGCGAGCATTGCAACCAATGCATCCGACATTGCAGCCTTGCAGGCGTCGGCAGCCAGCACTGCGGCGGAGCTCGGCTATTTCGCGGTCAACAGTAGCGGCACCCATGCTTCTGCCACCGGTGTCGATGCAGCCGCCATCGGCGTCGCGGCGCAGGCCAGCGGCAAGGGCGCCATTGCGCTTGGCGGCGACAGCGCGGCTGGCGACGATTTTGCCGACAATGATGGCATCGGCGCACAAGCCAGCGGGATCTATTCGATGGCGCTTGGCGTCGATGCCAAGGCCAGCGGTGTACGCTCGACGGCACTGGCCATTGGCGCATCGGCAGCGGGGACCGATTCCACGGCGGTGGGCTTCCGCGCCTCTACCGCTGGCGGTGAATCGCTCGCGCTTGGCAGGTTGACGCAGGCTTCGGCCTACCGCGCCACCGCAATCGGCAGCGGCGCCGTCGCATCGGGCGTCCAGTCGATGGCGATGGGGCGGGCTGCCGTCGCCAATGCCACAAACGCCACTGCGATCGGGTTCGAGGCACAGGCAACCCGCGTGTCCTCGACAGCTATCGGCGCGACCGCCCGCGCGCTTGCTGACGGCTCGACAGCGGTCGGTCGCAACAGTCAGGTCACGGCGCAAGGCAGTCTGGGTACTGCGGTGGGCTATGCCGCGACGGTCAACCACGCCAACTCCACCGCCATCGGCCTCAACGCGACGACGACGGCGACCAACCAGGTCATGCTTGGCGGCGCCGGCAGCTCGGTTGCGATCGGTGACATCACTGCCAGCACCAGTGCGCAGGTCGGGCCCGTCGACATCGTCACGATCGATGCCTCGGGCACCTTGGGCCGCGGCCAGGCCGCCAGCACCAATTATGTCAATCGCTTTGCGGCCAGCTTCAGCGACATGATCGCCGACCATTCGGCCGATCTGGCTGCGCTCGACAGTGAAGTTGGCATGCTCTCCAACCGCGTGACCGCGATCGAGGGCACGTTGGCCGAGTTTGACGATCGCCTCGCCAGTTCGACTGCCGTCTCGGTCGCGCTTGGCGGCGGCGCCTTCCTGCCCGACAAGCAGTTCAACCTGACCGCCAATGTGGGCACCTATGACGGCGCCACTGCCGGCAGCCTCCAGCTCGGCGTGCTGGTCAGCGACAATGTCGCGCTCAATGCCGGCCTCGGCACCGGCTTCAACAAGGACGGCAAGAGCGCCGGCCGCGTCGGGGTTACCCTCGGCTTCTGATCGAGAAGTTGGCGCGGCGCACACATTGCGCCGCGCCCTTTTTTTGCCCTCCCGCCACCGTCCATCCGCCTGCCCGCTGCCTGTTTCGAAATAATGTAGACAGATTGTCTGTCTAATAGTAAGCAAGCCTCCGTTGCGAAATTTGGGAGGCGGAATATGCGTAAATATTGGGTGATGCTGATGGGATGCAGCTTGTCGGCGCTATGTTTTGCCGACCGCGCGCAGGCAGACGATTGCCTGCTCGATCGCGATAACGACGGCATTGCCGATAGCGGCGTGGATGACGATGCGGGCGCCAATTCCTTCGATTACGACGAAAACCTCGCTTGCGGAGCCGGTGCCGTCGCCTGGTTGGGTCTCATTGGGGGACTTCCCGACATCGATATATTGGGAGCTACCGCCATCGGTGCACAGTCGCGCGCCGTCGGGGAAAACAGTGTCGCCATCGGCGACAATGCAGTGACTGGCCTCATGAGTGTAACACAAAGTGGCATCACCATCGCACCGCGCGTTGAGACCACCGCCATCGGCGCCAACAGCCGGGCGAGCGCAATCCAGGCC
Coding sequences within it:
- a CDS encoding winged helix-turn-helix domain-containing tetratricopeptide repeat protein, producing MAYRFGPFIADTDSFTLTHEGAPVELQPRTLSLLFLLLEKSGRLVSKDVLIEQLWDGRAIGESTITSQVKALRKALGDTAKPYRYVETVHGQGLRFNGAIDRAIPAAAMAAESAREERADPVGERPSIAILPFRLGGDDGHYAPLAEALPDEIITQLSRMRWLNVIARGSSFQFPSILTDVATVRDRLGVGYCLSGMIRPEGNRLIVSVELAETKDETVIWADRFKIDLEDVYALRAEIVGKIVSLIDFHVPQQEASRARLIAPENITAWQAYHLGISNIFTFGRPDYAEARSYLTRATELSPHFARAHAGLSHLAWWAMIQQSSTMAEETRREMFASAERAIESDQLDSFASLVKGRCLWFEKAPAEAAGWFQRSVDQSPSFSMAHAAFANLLALDDKPAQARPHIDKAMALSPVDPWLHNMYGISAAIELLKDDFASAAEWATKAMSMPHDSLIVAQVSLLAMHHSGDRQAAKRLAQKLKHFNARADQQGGRRSLPIFSQRFLELTEEAFSEYGVR